A stretch of the uncultured Desulfobacter sp. genome encodes the following:
- the xrtD gene encoding VPLPA-CTERM-specific exosortase XrtD: MTKNTKVISVGSLITIGSYAVLLFLLYLSSFEGLMEKWSRDDYSYCYLIPFIVLYLLWEKKNHFLSIEAKTDWTGIGVIIIGLVCFWLGELGGEFYISYISFWLILMGLCLLHFGVQKIKPILFPLFFILTMFPLPYFVNNRITLSLKLMSSKLGVMMMHLYGMSAYREGNVIDLGFTKLQVVDACSGLRYLFPMIILSILISYFLRCRFWKKIVLIVSSVPLTILTNALRIALTGILSEKFGSKVVEGFFHDFEGWLIFMVTLGVLLGEIWVMNRLFPEVVHIESDSNGEATRWAAGEDADVGSQKKGLLQPQFLVSVVLLGLTLVLSQGIEFRPAIPISKPLKQFPMQINEWSGKTHSMEAKIIDALDFSDYVMADYMNHKGWAINFYVAYYENQQKGESIHSPATCLRGGGWEFKQSGKSFVDLGHGRGLPVNRALIQNGQRKQIAYYWFPMRGRNLTNAFEMKWFNFWDALTRQRTDGALVRVIAPVGDGESLDTAENRLQGFVKAVVPVLNTYLPGT; this comes from the coding sequence ATGACAAAAAATACAAAAGTAATTTCTGTCGGATCCTTGATAACAATAGGCAGTTATGCCGTATTGCTTTTCCTTCTTTATCTATCATCTTTTGAAGGGCTTATGGAGAAATGGAGTCGTGATGACTATTCATATTGTTATTTGATCCCATTCATTGTCCTTTACCTGTTGTGGGAAAAAAAGAATCACTTTCTTTCAATTGAAGCTAAAACTGATTGGACGGGAATCGGTGTCATAATTATAGGTCTGGTTTGTTTCTGGTTAGGAGAATTGGGGGGTGAATTTTACATCTCTTATATTTCTTTTTGGCTGATTTTAATGGGACTGTGCCTGCTTCATTTTGGGGTACAAAAAATTAAACCGATTCTATTTCCTCTATTTTTTATTCTAACGATGTTTCCGTTGCCGTATTTTGTTAACAATCGGATCACCCTTAGCCTAAAGCTCATGTCCTCAAAGCTGGGTGTCATGATGATGCATCTATATGGAATGAGTGCATACAGAGAAGGCAATGTAATTGACTTAGGGTTTACTAAACTTCAAGTTGTTGATGCCTGCTCCGGTCTTCGATACCTGTTTCCAATGATTATTCTTAGTATTTTAATTTCTTATTTTCTTCGGTGCCGGTTTTGGAAAAAAATTGTTCTAATTGTTTCTTCGGTTCCTTTGACCATACTGACGAATGCGCTGCGTATTGCTTTGACTGGTATTTTATCGGAAAAGTTTGGCTCCAAGGTTGTTGAGGGCTTTTTTCACGATTTTGAAGGGTGGCTGATTTTTATGGTTACCCTCGGGGTGCTGCTGGGCGAAATATGGGTGATGAACCGGTTGTTTCCAGAGGTGGTCCATATCGAGAGCGATAGTAACGGTGAGGCAACAAGGTGGGCAGCAGGAGAGGATGCAGATGTGGGTTCACAAAAAAAAGGTCTGCTGCAGCCCCAGTTTCTTGTTTCGGTCGTTTTGCTCGGATTGACCCTTGTGCTGTCCCAGGGGATCGAATTCAGGCCCGCGATTCCCATTTCAAAACCACTTAAACAGTTTCCCATGCAGATTAATGAGTGGTCTGGAAAAACGCATTCCATGGAAGCTAAGATCATAGATGCGTTAGACTTCAGCGATTATGTTATGGCTGATTATATGAATCATAAAGGCTGGGCCATAAATTTTTATGTGGCTTACTATGAGAATCAACAGAAAGGCGAGTCTATTCATTCCCCAGCGACCTGCTTGCGGGGTGGTGGATGGGAGTTTAAGCAGAGCGGTAAATCTTTTGTGGACTTAGGTCATGGCAGAGGGTTGCCTGTAAACCGTGCCTTGATTCAGAACGGCCAGCGTAAGCAGATTGCCTATTATTGGTTTCCCATGCGGGGACGGAATCTAACCAATGCTTTTGAGATGAAGTGGTTTAACTTCTGGGATGCGCTGACCCGGCAGCGGACAGATGGGGCGCTGGTGAGAGTAATTGCGCCTGTTGGAGACGGGGAATCCCTTGATACGGCGGAGAACCGGCTGCAGGGATTTGTAAAAGCTGTTGTTCCTGTGTTGAATACGTATCTGCCGGGCACATAG
- a CDS encoding WecB/TagA/CpsF family glycosyltransferase encodes MDLKESDNRFSIGAVNISLVNMQTAVNAIEKKVDEKKSAYICVTNVRTSMLSQKDCEYCQIQNDSYLTVPDGRPLVWFAHLLGEKNCARVSGVDLMQEIFALSAEKGYSHYFYGSTEIVLERMELRLTELYPEMALKGFCSPPFRELSDVEIDEFVNQINTIRPTFLWIGLGAPKQERFMKKVVSRLDGVILVGVGLAFEYIAGTVDRAPLWMQKNGLEWLYRCGQQPIKARRFIIPFFKFLWILFFQTIRQFAQIILAQAKAQK; translated from the coding sequence ATGGATTTAAAAGAATCAGATAATCGGTTTTCAATTGGTGCGGTAAACATTTCGCTGGTGAATATGCAAACCGCAGTGAATGCAATTGAAAAAAAAGTGGACGAAAAAAAATCGGCTTATATTTGTGTGACCAATGTGCGCACGTCGATGCTTTCCCAAAAAGATTGTGAATACTGTCAAATTCAAAATGACTCATATTTAACCGTTCCGGATGGCAGGCCTTTGGTATGGTTTGCCCATCTTCTTGGAGAAAAAAACTGTGCACGAGTCAGTGGTGTTGATCTGATGCAGGAAATTTTTGCGTTATCAGCAGAAAAAGGCTATAGCCATTATTTTTATGGTAGTACTGAGATTGTCTTAGAGAGAATGGAGTTGCGACTGACTGAGCTCTACCCAGAAATGGCATTAAAAGGATTTTGCTCCCCTCCCTTCAGAGAACTGAGTGATGTCGAAATCGATGAATTCGTTAACCAGATAAATACAATCCGGCCAACTTTTTTATGGATCGGTTTAGGTGCCCCCAAACAAGAACGTTTTATGAAAAAAGTTGTGTCACGTTTAGATGGGGTTATTTTAGTAGGTGTCGGTTTAGCATTTGAATACATTGCCGGTACGGTGGATCGAGCTCCTTTGTGGATGCAGAAAAACGGTCTTGAATGGCTTTATCGCTGTGGCCAGCAACCTATTAAAGCGAGGCGTTTTATTATACCTTTCTTTAAATTTTTATGGATATTGTTCTTTCAGACTATAAGACAATTTGCACAAATAATTTTAGCCCAGGCTAAAGCGCAAAAATAA